A region of the Acidobacteriota bacterium genome:
CCCGCAGTTTGAACCCTCCGGAAAGGGTGGACAGCGGCCGGCGCTGCACCGCGGCGGGAATGTTCAGCCCCTCGAGGATCTGCGCCGCCCGGGACTCCATGTTGTAACCGTCGTAGTGGAGGATGACCTCTTCCAGTTCCCCGTAGCGATCGATATCGAAGTCATCCCCGGCCGTCTCGAGGAGTGCTTCCTTTTCTTGCACCGCCTGCCAGAGGGCCTCGTTGCCCATCATCACCACGTCGAGAATCGGTGTGTTCTCGAAACGGAAGTGGTCCTGGGTCAGGAACCCCACCCGAGCCTTGCGTGGCATGGCGATCGTCCCGGCGCTGGCCTCTTCTTCCCCGGTAAGCAGGCGGAGAAGGGTGGACTTTCCCGACCCGTTGGCGCCCACCAGTCCGTAACGGTTGCCTCGATGAAGCTGCAGAGAGACCTCCTGAAAGAGGGTCTGGGCTCCATAGGTCTTGGCAACGCCCGCGAGTGTGATCATCCGCAAGATTCCTTGTGCCGGAGAAGGTCGCCCGGCCGCCACACAAGATAGGAGAGGATCTCTCGCAACGCACCTTGCCGCAGGGGGTTCCCTGCCACCCCACGAGTGGCCGGATTCGGGGGCCACGGACGCGATCGGCCGCCGCAGATCGTCGGCGAAAGCCCCGGGGCGACCCGCGGCAGGCCTGCCGCCGAGCCGTCAGGACGGCGGACGCGCACCCCACGCCGATCCGCATCAACGGGGCTCGACCCGGACCATGGTGAAGTCGTCGGGGTCGTAGAACTCCTCGATGACCTGGTTGACCTGCTCGAGGGAGACCCGGGCGGCCGCTTCCACCAGGCGATCGCGGAAACCTGGCCGGCGATTGTGGCGCAGGTCGTCCATCGCCTCGGCGAGGCGGCGGGCAGGATCCTGGACCCGACGCAGGCGGCGACCGCGCAGAGCCGCGGCCGCCAGGGACCGCTCGTCCTCGCTGATGCCGTCGTGATGGAACTGCTCGAGCACGCGGCGCAGCTTCCGCTCGGTGTGGTCCGCGTTGGCGGTGCGGGTGAAGGTGCCCAGGGCATAGCCGGTGCTGACCACACCGCCGAGTCCCGAGGAACGGGCGCCGTAGGTCTCGCCGCCCTCGTGGCGCAGAGCGCGGTAGAGACGGGAAAAGAAGTAGCCTCCCAGGGCATGGTCGGCGAGCATCAGGGCCGGGTAGCGCGGGTCGTCGTCGGTCAAAGACTCACGGGTCAAGGCGAAGTAGACCTGGGTCAACCGGGGGAGCCGGACCCTGACCCGGGCAGGCCGCCCGGTGCGGGGCGCCGCGGGCAGATAGGTGGGCTCGACACCCTCGGGCGGCTCCTCGAGGAGTGGAGGCAGCAGTCCTCTCGCGGCCGCCCGGGCGTCTTCCGCGGTGATCGCACCGGCGAAACCCACGACGCGGCCGGGAAGCCTGAGCAAGGTGTCCCGGGCCCGGCGAAGGGCTTCGATCTTGGTGGAGATCTTCGGCGGACGTTCCACCGCACGCACGCGAGGGTCGTCGGGTTGGAAGAGCAGACGCATCTGGGCCTGCCGCAGACGGAAGTGGGGATTCTTGAGCTGGAACTTCCAGCTCACGGACGCGGACTGCCGCCAGCGGCGCAGTTCCCGGCGGTCGAAATCATCGTTGCCCAGGACCTTCCGCACCAGGTCGAGAGTCGGCTCCAGATCGTCCCTGAGGAACGAGACGCTCAAGGTGGAAACCCGGTCGGAGGTCCGCAGGCCCAGGTTCACCCCCAGCTCGTCGGCCCGCCGGCGCAGACGACCCGCGGGGTCGTAGAACTGGGCCCGGAAGGCGGTGTCGACGTGGTGTCCGCGCACCCAGGGGGCGTCTCGCCCCGCGGGAAAGTCGATCTGCAGATGAACCAGCGGCACGCGGTGGTCTTCGACCACCACGAGCCGGGTGCCGGGGTCGAGGTCGAAGACCCGCGCACTCGCAGTACCGGCCGGGGCGGGCGGGAGGACGAGCAGCAGCGTCGCCAGGCAGCAGAATGTCAGCGCTTTCTTCATCGCTGCAACAAGGGATAGAGCCAGCCGAAGAGCTGGACGTAGAGGGGAACGTGCTCGGGCCGGATGATCAGCATGACCGGTTCGGCCTCGGCGAGATAGGTGCGATAGACCCGCCGCACGTCCTCGAGGCGCACCGCCTCCAGTTCCGACGCGTGCCGCAAGGCCAGTTTCTCGTCACCGCGCCACCACCTGGCCCGTCCCAGGCTATCGGCCAGCGCCACCGGCGAGTAGGCCCCCCGGTACACACGCTGAAGCAATCGCCTGCGCGCTCCTTCGAAACCAGCCTCGTCGAGCCACTCCATGCGGGCGAGGACTTGCAGCGTCTCGCGCACCAGGCGCCGTTCGGT
Encoded here:
- a CDS encoding insulinase family protein, which translates into the protein MKKALTFCCLATLLLVLPPAPAGTASARVFDLDPGTRLVVVEDHRVPLVHLQIDFPAGRDAPWVRGHHVDTAFRAQFYDPAGRLRRRADELGVNLGLRTSDRVSTLSVSFLRDDLEPTLDLVRKVLGNDDFDRRELRRWRQSASVSWKFQLKNPHFRLRQAQMRLLFQPDDPRVRAVERPPKISTKIEALRRARDTLLRLPGRVVGFAGAITAEDARAAARGLLPPLLEEPPEGVEPTYLPAAPRTGRPARVRVRLPRLTQVYFALTRESLTDDDPRYPALMLADHALGGYFFSRLYRALRHEGGETYGARSSGLGGVVSTGYALGTFTRTANADHTERKLRRVLEQFHHDGISEDERSLAAAALRGRRLRRVQDPARRLAEAMDDLRHNRRPGFRDRLVEAAARVSLEQVNQVIEEFYDPDDFTMVRVEPR